One region of Halomonas huangheensis genomic DNA includes:
- a CDS encoding LysR family transcriptional regulator produces the protein MPDLDELLAFNRVMESGSLTRSAAELGLAKSTLSRRITQLEARLGQPLLKRQANQLLPTEAGHRYYEISQKILELAGEGQRALDSLREEVSGELLVEAHRTLTRSWLGRSVRDFLNKHPAINVALHTRPVPPRDPEFHGISVWLGEVGEGGLRQELIGRLARGIYAHPEYLEHHGYPDHPQALTRHSWIDMIGETNSGLVLTHPDGSEFNFRPPPSRLRVDQPMLHIDAIAGGGGIGVLPCWIAESRERAHPGELVRCLDAWQLKPLDVTLLYGFGHQPRKVTALLEHLRQSRPVAWQTPQKTNTAVNTPASCTQLHSPATDISH, from the coding sequence ATGCCCGATCTCGATGAACTGCTTGCCTTCAACCGTGTGATGGAATCCGGCAGCCTGACCCGCAGCGCCGCCGAATTGGGGTTGGCGAAATCGACGCTGAGCAGGCGTATCACCCAACTCGAGGCTCGACTCGGGCAGCCGTTGCTCAAGCGCCAGGCCAATCAATTGCTGCCCACCGAGGCAGGCCACCGTTATTACGAGATCAGCCAGAAGATTCTCGAGCTGGCTGGCGAGGGACAACGTGCCCTTGATTCGCTGCGTGAAGAAGTCAGCGGAGAACTGCTGGTCGAGGCTCACCGAACCCTGACCCGTAGTTGGCTCGGGCGCTCGGTGCGGGATTTTCTGAACAAGCACCCTGCGATCAACGTGGCCTTGCATACTCGACCCGTTCCTCCGCGAGACCCGGAGTTTCACGGCATCAGCGTCTGGCTGGGCGAGGTTGGAGAGGGAGGCTTACGGCAGGAACTCATCGGTCGCCTGGCGCGAGGTATCTATGCGCATCCCGAGTATCTCGAACATCACGGCTACCCCGATCATCCTCAGGCGCTGACGCGACATTCGTGGATCGATATGATTGGCGAAACCAATAGCGGGCTGGTACTCACTCATCCAGATGGCAGTGAATTCAACTTCCGCCCGCCTCCCTCTCGTTTGCGTGTCGACCAACCCATGCTGCATATCGATGCCATTGCTGGCGGTGGCGGTATCGGTGTGCTCCCCTGCTGGATCGCCGAATCCCGCGAGCGCGCTCATCCGGGAGAATTGGTGCGTTGTCTCGACGCCTGGCAACTCAAGCCGCTGGATGTGACGCTGCTGTATGGTTTCGGCCATCAACCCCGCAAGGTCACCGCCCTGCTGGAGCACTTGCGTCAATCTCGTCCCGTGGCCTGGCAGACACCACAAAAGACCAATACCGCCGTGAATACGCCCGCTTCCTGCACACAACTCCACTCCCCAGCAACCGACATCAGTCACTGA
- a CDS encoding DUF1656 domain-containing protein, whose amino-acid sequence MALREYALGGVYFSPLLMYLMVGILAALILRFVLYRLLGSSRLWYEAWLDTSLVVLCTTVVAWLGARPGV is encoded by the coding sequence ATGGCGCTAAGGGAATACGCGCTCGGAGGCGTCTATTTCAGCCCCTTGCTGATGTATCTGATGGTGGGAATATTGGCGGCGCTGATTCTGCGCTTCGTTCTGTACCGCCTGCTGGGCTCATCGCGCTTGTGGTACGAAGCCTGGCTCGATACTTCACTGGTGGTGCTGTGTACCACAGTGGTTGCCTGGCTCGGCGCCAGGCCGGGGGTCTGA